From the genome of bacterium, one region includes:
- a CDS encoding GNAT family N-acetyltransferase, with product MEDHASLPQRLLLRPMQSGDLDYFLQLGCETCGSLHGRPSQTKTDLFERFRGFVKEFAFRPESEIWIASTETVHYAGHLWLYVSTNRFNGIKELWVWDVSVAPGCRRQGIGRKLMEHARQRAVEQNCAELWLLVAEDNPSAQALYASSGLTARGRMMAVAL from the coding sequence ATGGAAGACCACGCCTCTTTACCGCAAAGACTGCTCCTTCGCCCCATGCAGTCCGGCGACCTCGATTACTTTCTCCAACTCGGATGCGAGACCTGCGGTTCCCTGCACGGTCGGCCAAGTCAAACAAAAACTGACCTCTTCGAGCGCTTCCGAGGATTCGTGAAAGAGTTCGCCTTCCGACCCGAAAGTGAAATCTGGATTGCGAGTACCGAAACTGTCCATTACGCAGGACACCTCTGGCTCTATGTCTCGACCAATAGGTTCAATGGAATCAAAGAATTATGGGTCTGGGACGTGTCTGTAGCCCCCGGCTGCCGCCGCCAGGGCATCGGCCGCAAGCTCATGGAGCATGCCCGCCAGCGTGCAGTCGAACAGAATTGCGCAGAATTATGGCTACTGGTCGCGGAAGACAATCCAAGCGCGCAGGCTCTTTATGCCTCCTCCGGACTAACAGCCCGAGGCCGGATGATGGCCGTTGCCCTGTAG